A single genomic interval of Amblyraja radiata isolate CabotCenter1 chromosome 3, sAmbRad1.1.pri, whole genome shotgun sequence harbors:
- the macir gene encoding macrophage immunometabolism regulator → MEVDLSGISRTDLPVLPAPALEVNSQGKSEPEKPRSSSTPCSPVKRAVSSYQILHMDTNYLVGFATGGELLKLAKRWSSSEVGAANVVPGQLTKQQDVGLTRTSRVYRTKNQYYQPYEIPAANGRRRRRMPSSGERTIKSLSFDQNRCLRGPLPVCLIKGKRAQSKSLDYLNLDKMSIKEPADTEVLQYQLQHLTLRGERVFNRNKT, encoded by the coding sequence ATGGAAGTGGACCTCAGTGGTATTTCCAGGACAGACTTGCCTGTCCTTCCTGCACCTGCTCTTGAAGTGAACTCTCAGGGGAAATCGGAGCCGGAGAAACCTCGGAGCTCCAGCACCCCGTGTTCCCCAGTCAAGCGGGCCGTGTCCAGCTATCAAATTCTTCACATGGATACCAACTACCTGGTTGGCTTTGCTACCGGTGGCGAACTTTTAAAACTGGCTAAAAGGTGGTCAAGTAGTGAAGTGGGTGCAGCGAATGTTGTACCTGGCCAACTTACCAAACAGCAGGATGTGGGACTGACTAGAACTTCACGGGTCTATCGAACCAAGAACCAATATTATCAGCCGTACGAGATCCCGGCGGCAAatgggcggcggcggcggcgaatGCCAAGCTCGGGGGAACGAACCATCAAGTCCTTATCTTTCGACCAGAACAGATGTCTACGTGGTCCTTTGCCAGTTTGCCTCATTAAAGGGAAAAGAGCCCAGTCGAAATCGTTGGATTACCTAAACCTAGATAAAATGAGTATTAAGGAGCCAGCAGACACGGAAGTACTGCAATACCAGCTACAGCATCTCACACTTAGAGGGGAGCGTGTGTTCAACAGAAATAAAACTTGA